CGAACGGAACGGCGTACTTTGGTCCAACGGCAACGGCTTCTCCGACGGGCTCTCAAACGTCCCAGGAAGGAGCTCGGGGAATATGCGGGCCGGCCGTTGTGGTAGGACTGCCCCTGCTGCTCCTGATACTCAGGAGGAGGTGACCCTTTCTTTCCTTTTGTGTGGTTGAATGCCCCACATGTTGCTGGCTTTTGTCCACTCCCTGCGGGATAACTTCAAAAAATTGCCGAAGATTCAATGAAACCCTGCAGATTTTCCGGTAAATTGCCCATTTTTGAGGAGAAAAAGTCTAAATACCTTCAGGAAAAGTAGGCACTGGTGATGGTTATGGGTGATCATCTCGATATAGCTAAATATATCGACCATACGAATCTCAAACCATACGCTACCGCCGATGATATAGTTAAGCTCTGCGAGGAAGCCAAGGAGTACGGCTTTTACGCCGTCTGTGTCAACCCGTACAGGGTAAAGCTGGCAAAAGAAGTCCTCAGGGGCTCGGACGTGAAGGTTGCCACTGTTATAGGCTTCCCCCTCGGCGCGACCCCGACGGAGGTCAAGGTCTTTGAGGCAAAAAGGGCTTTGGAAGACGGTGCTGACGAGCTGGACATGGTCATCAACATCGGCGCTCTGAAGGATAAGGACTACGAGTACGTGAAAAGGGACATCGAGGAGGTAGTCAGGGTCGCCCACGAGAGGGGCGCGATAGTCAAGGTCATCATCGAGACCTGCTATCTCACGGAGGAGGAGAAGGTCAAGGCCTGCGAGCTGGCGAAAGAAGCAGGAGCGGACTTCGTGAAGACCTCAACCGGTTTTGGCACGGGTGGGGCCACCATTGAGGACGTGAGGCTCATGAGGGAGGTTGTTGGCCCGGAGATGGGCGTCAAGGCGGCTGGAGGCATCAGAACCTACGAGCAGGCCCTGGCGATGATAGAGGCAGGTGCGACCAGGATTGGGACGTCGAGCGGCGTAAAAATCGTGGAGGGGGCGAGAGATGCAGGGCGTGGGTGAGATAAAGGATATCCTGATGAGGGCCATAGCGGAGCTCCAAGAGGAGGGCCTTGAACCTGACATACTCCTAGTTGGGCCGGGCTTCCTTGAGCACTCCGCGGAGATACTCAGGGACTGCAGGCTCAGGATATATAAGATCGAAGAGCTGGGCTACGATGCCGTGGTCGCTGATTCCAAGTATCTGGGCCAGATAAAAAGGGCCTCAAGGAGAATATCCGTTGAGCCACTCCTCAAGGAAAGTGAGATGTGGGAAGAACTGAAAAAGCTGGAAGTTTAGATGAGGTCTGTGACCTCGGGGTACCTCTTCTTTATTATCGTTGCCAGACCCGTTCCTACTATTATCCCCGTGACGGCCTGGACGGTGTTCCCGGGAACCTCCGTTAGAGCCGCAGGAACCCCGAACATGTACGCCTCAAACGCGAAGTAGCCGGAGACCATTATCATTCCACCGACGATTCCGGCTATGACGAGGGTCGAGACGTTATCGCTCCTTCTGGCGATGTACCCTATAACCAAACCCTCCAGTCCCTTGACAACGAGCGTTATCGGTGCCCATCCGGGGTAGCCACCGATGATGTCTCCAAGGGCCGAACCAACACCGCCGGCGAAGACTCCAACGACCGGCCCGAAGACCATCGCCGAGAACATGACCATGGTGTCTCCGAGGTTTATGTAGCCTCCCGTTGCAGGGGTGGGCACCTTTATCACGTTGGTGGCTATCGCAACCACTGCCGCGAGGATTGCAGAGAGGGCTATTGTGGCAGGTGCCTTGTATTCCCTCCTCTTGGTCCAGAGGTACGCGAGGAAAACCACCACCGCGCCTCCAAGTACATAGTGACCGTAGGGTTTGAGTATCTCCGTCAGATCCACCACCTTCACCACCGCCGAAATTTCAAGTTTAAACTTTAAAAGCTTGTTGTTGCGGTGGTAACCGTTTACTACGACTGAAAACAAGTGGACAATAAAATAGGGAATGGGAAGAAAATCAGCCGAGAGCCTTCTTGAGGCTCTCTTCGAATATCTCCATGGCGACGTCTATCTCTTCCTTGCTTATGGTCAGCGGTGGGATGAACCTTATGCTGTTGTCGCCACAGCCGAGGAGTATGAGCCCGCGCTTGACGGCCTCCTTGACAATCCTGTCCCTCAGCTCGGGGTTCTTTTCCTTGGTGTCCTTGCTCTTGACTATCTCGACTGCCTGCGCGAGAC
This window of the Thermococcus thermotolerans genome carries:
- the deoC gene encoding deoxyribose-phosphate aldolase, whose translation is MGDHLDIAKYIDHTNLKPYATADDIVKLCEEAKEYGFYAVCVNPYRVKLAKEVLRGSDVKVATVIGFPLGATPTEVKVFEAKRALEDGADELDMVINIGALKDKDYEYVKRDIEEVVRVAHERGAIVKVIIETCYLTEEEKVKACELAKEAGADFVKTSTGFGTGGATIEDVRLMREVVGPEMGVKAAGGIRTYEQALAMIEAGATRIGTSSGVKIVEGARDAGRG
- a CDS encoding ECF transporter S component; the encoded protein is MVKVVDLTEILKPYGHYVLGGAVVVFLAYLWTKRREYKAPATIALSAILAAVVAIATNVIKVPTPATGGYINLGDTMVMFSAMVFGPVVGVFAGGVGSALGDIIGGYPGWAPITLVVKGLEGLVIGYIARRSDNVSTLVIAGIVGGMIMVSGYFAFEAYMFGVPAALTEVPGNTVQAVTGIIVGTGLATIIKKRYPEVTDLI
- a CDS encoding family 4B encapsulin nanocompartment shell protein, whose product is MQGVGEIKDILMRAIAELQEEGLEPDILLVGPGFLEHSAEILRDCRLRIYKIEELGYDAVVADSKYLGQIKRASRRISVEPLLKESEMWEELKKLEV